A single genomic interval of Devosia oryziradicis harbors:
- the gshB gene encoding glutathione synthase encodes MKLKVAVQMDHVASINPRGDSTFAMMLEAQARGHELLHYTPDTLALRGHVVSALAQPIEVFDKPKGEHFALGEARRVDLSTQDVIHMRQDPPFDMNYITLTHLLEKLHPKTLVVNPPAAVRNAPEKILVTDFPELMPPTLVTRDRTMIQEFRKEHGNIIVKPLYGNGGAGVFFIQEGDHNLASLLELFESNYREPFMIQKYLPDVRKGDKRIIIIDGEPVAGLNRIPADGEARSNMHVGGRPELSELTAREREICATIAPALKERGMIFVGIDVIGDYLTEINVTSPTGIREIKRFGGPDIAVMIWDAIEKRRG; translated from the coding sequence ATGAAACTCAAGGTCGCGGTCCAGATGGACCATGTCGCATCCATCAATCCGCGCGGCGATTCCACCTTCGCCATGATGCTTGAGGCGCAGGCCCGCGGCCATGAGCTGCTGCATTACACGCCCGACACGCTGGCTCTGCGCGGCCACGTGGTCTCGGCCCTGGCCCAGCCCATCGAGGTGTTCGACAAGCCCAAGGGCGAGCATTTCGCGCTGGGCGAAGCGCGCCGGGTCGATCTGTCGACCCAGGACGTGATCCACATGCGCCAGGATCCGCCCTTTGACATGAACTACATCACGCTGACGCATCTGCTCGAAAAGCTGCATCCCAAGACCCTGGTGGTGAACCCGCCCGCCGCCGTCCGCAATGCGCCCGAAAAAATCCTCGTCACCGATTTCCCCGAGCTGATGCCGCCCACTCTGGTGACGCGCGACCGCACCATGATCCAGGAGTTCCGCAAGGAGCATGGCAACATCATCGTCAAGCCGCTCTACGGCAATGGCGGCGCTGGCGTCTTCTTCATCCAGGAAGGCGACCATAACCTGGCGAGCCTGCTCGAGCTGTTCGAGAGCAACTATCGCGAACCGTTCATGATCCAGAAATACCTGCCGGATGTGCGCAAGGGCGACAAGCGGATCATCATCATCGACGGCGAGCCGGTGGCCGGCCTCAATCGCATTCCCGCCGATGGCGAAGCGCGTAGCAACATGCATGTCGGCGGCCGCCCGGAACTGAGCGAACTCACCGCCCGCGAGCGTGAAATCTGCGCCACCATCGCCCCGGCGCTGAAGGAACGCGGCATGATCTTCGTGGGCATCGACGTCATCGGCGACTACCTCACCGAGATCAACGTCACCTCGCCCACCGGCATCCGCGAGATCAAGCGCTTCGGCGGCCCGGACATCGCCGTGATGATCTGGGACGCCATCGAGAAGCGCCGCGGCTGA
- a CDS encoding YraN family protein gives MPPSPSKPKSKARIAAYHGGHRGEALAALFLRCKLYRIVQRRYKTPVGEIDLIAERFGTTVFVEVKARRKAASEAETLESVNQARIIRAAQYWLARHPAKAETPLRFDIIFVTPGRLPHHLVNAFGL, from the coding sequence ATGCCGCCCTCGCCCTCAAAGCCGAAAAGTAAGGCCCGCATTGCCGCCTATCACGGTGGCCATCGCGGCGAGGCACTGGCGGCCCTGTTCCTTCGCTGCAAGCTCTACCGCATCGTCCAGCGCCGCTACAAAACGCCCGTTGGCGAGATCGACCTCATCGCCGAGCGCTTCGGGACCACGGTGTTTGTCGAGGTGAAGGCGCGCCGCAAGGCGGCGAGCGAGGCCGAGACACTGGAAAGCGTCAACCAGGCGCGCATCATCCGCGCCGCGCAATATTGGCTGGCGCGTCACCCGGCCAAGGCGGAGACGCCGCTGCGCTTCGACATCATTTTCGTGACGCCCGGCCGCTTGCCGCATCACCTTGTCAACGCCTTCGGCCTTTAA
- the rsmI gene encoding 16S rRNA (cytidine(1402)-2'-O)-methyltransferase, translated as MTEPHPGYFIAGTAFEAPPLAPGLYVVATPIGNLRDITLRALETLAAAAVILCEDTRMSARLLDHYGIKGRRIALHEHNERAKADDIVRRVTAGEAIALISDAGTPLLSDPGFPLIRAMAEAGQPVYPIPGASALLSALVVAGLPTDAFAFHGFLPPKAGARANALRALNDSRETVVFYESPRRLDDTLAAMAEIWGERQATVALELTKRFERVHRGTLPALAAEFAGAETKGEAVIVVAGAAEASAPDEAGWQAELVAAMADKPLRAAVDAVTEKFGLKRKEVYDAALALKAEK; from the coding sequence ATGACCGAACCCCATCCAGGCTATTTCATCGCCGGGACCGCTTTTGAAGCCCCGCCCCTGGCGCCGGGCCTTTATGTCGTGGCCACCCCGATCGGCAACCTGCGCGACATCACCCTGCGCGCGCTCGAAACGCTGGCTGCGGCCGCGGTGATCCTGTGCGAGGACACCCGCATGTCGGCCCGCCTGCTCGACCACTACGGCATCAAGGGTCGGCGCATTGCACTGCACGAACACAATGAGCGGGCGAAGGCCGATGACATCGTCCGCCGCGTCACCGCCGGCGAAGCCATCGCGCTGATTTCCGATGCCGGCACGCCGCTCTTGTCCGATCCGGGCTTTCCCCTGATCCGGGCTATGGCCGAAGCGGGGCAGCCGGTCTATCCCATTCCCGGCGCGTCGGCACTTCTGTCGGCCCTGGTCGTTGCCGGGCTGCCGACCGATGCCTTTGCCTTCCATGGCTTCCTGCCGCCCAAGGCCGGTGCACGCGCCAATGCGCTCAGGGCGCTGAACGATTCACGTGAAACGGTGGTCTTCTACGAGAGCCCGCGCCGGCTCGACGATACGCTGGCCGCCATGGCCGAAATCTGGGGCGAGCGTCAGGCAACAGTGGCCCTGGAGTTGACCAAGCGTTTCGAGCGGGTGCACCGCGGCACCCTGCCCGCGCTTGCGGCGGAATTTGCCGGGGCCGAGACCAAGGGCGAGGCGGTGATTGTCGTGGCCGGCGCGGCCGAGGCCTCGGCACCGGATGAGGCCGGCTGGCAAGCCGAACTTGTGGCAGCCATGGCAGACAAGCCGCTGCGCGCCGCCGTCGATGCGGTGACCGAAAAATTCGGCCTCAAGCGCAAGGAGGTCTATGATGCCGCCCTCGCCCTCAAAGCCGAAAAGTAA
- a CDS encoding penicillin-binding protein activator, with protein MAMLALAACSPIQIGSRTLDFGDGGGQTAPTFPSQTAPVLPSGPSQSFGSGPVPVALLLPLTGDPGMAGVGQSLANASRLAIGFIEANPNIAENITITLRDTGGTVAGATAAASAAITGGAKLILGPLKAEEVTAVGAVGRSSGIPVIGFSNNPSAAGPGVYLLSVLPDMEMKRSLNWIKAQGRRGIAGAFPATPYGQAQETAFRQQATLAGFSPVAVYTFSSAGEAQQIVNQAMDQIRKGAIDTLYLPDRPTAPSFGALLAQAGATPGTVQIVGSADWEGDPTIAASAQLAGAVYPAVDPAGMAAISADYQRQFGGPPHALATIAYTATILANVNTLSMANPPYSPVLLTSAQGFNGRDGVFRFLGNGKAEYALVIKKVAPGGTQIVEPAGL; from the coding sequence ATGGCCATGCTCGCCCTGGCCGCCTGCTCCCCCATCCAGATCGGCTCGCGCACCCTCGATTTCGGCGATGGCGGCGGCCAGACTGCACCAACCTTTCCAAGCCAGACTGCACCTGTTTTACCCAGCGGACCCAGCCAGAGCTTCGGGAGCGGCCCGGTGCCGGTGGCACTGCTGCTGCCGCTGACGGGCGACCCCGGCATGGCCGGAGTGGGCCAATCACTGGCCAATGCCAGCCGGCTCGCCATCGGCTTCATCGAGGCCAATCCCAATATTGCCGAGAATATCACCATCACCCTGCGCGATACCGGGGGAACGGTGGCCGGGGCAACGGCTGCGGCGAGCGCGGCCATTACCGGTGGCGCCAAGCTGATCCTGGGCCCGCTCAAGGCCGAGGAGGTCACCGCCGTGGGCGCGGTGGGCCGATCGAGCGGCATTCCGGTGATCGGGTTTTCCAACAATCCCAGCGCGGCCGGACCGGGGGTTTATCTGCTGAGCGTGCTGCCCGACATGGAGATGAAGCGTTCGCTCAACTGGATCAAGGCGCAGGGGCGGCGTGGGATTGCCGGGGCCTTTCCTGCCACGCCCTATGGCCAGGCGCAGGAAACCGCGTTCCGCCAGCAGGCAACTCTGGCCGGCTTCTCGCCCGTCGCCGTCTATACTTTCTCTTCGGCCGGGGAGGCGCAGCAGATCGTCAACCAGGCGATGGACCAGATCAGGAAGGGCGCTATCGATACGCTCTATCTGCCCGATCGCCCAACGGCCCCCAGCTTCGGTGCCCTTCTGGCGCAGGCCGGCGCGACGCCCGGCACGGTTCAGATCGTGGGTTCTGCAGACTGGGAGGGTGACCCGACCATTGCGGCATCGGCGCAGCTGGCCGGGGCCGTCTACCCCGCTGTCGATCCGGCGGGCATGGCCGCGATCTCGGCTGACTACCAGCGCCAGTTCGGCGGACCGCCACACGCACTGGCGACAATCGCCTATACGGCGACGATCCTGGCCAATGTGAACACGCTGTCGATGGCCAACCCGCCCTATAGTCCGGTGCTGCTGACCTCGGCACAGGGCTTCAACGGGCGCGACGGCGTGTTCCGGTTCCTTGGCAACGGCAAGGCGGAATATGCGCTGGTCATCAAGAAGGTAGCGCCGGGCGGAACGCAAATCGTCGAGCCCGCGGGGCTTTAG